From one Acinonyx jubatus isolate Ajub_Pintada_27869175 chromosome B1, VMU_Ajub_asm_v1.0, whole genome shotgun sequence genomic stretch:
- the DLC1 gene encoding rho GTPase-activating protein 7 isoform X4 — MGDPEAHVMARPLRAPLRRSFSDHIRDSTARALDVIWKNTRDRRLAEIEAKEACDWLRATGFPQYAQLYEDLLFPIDISLVKREHDFLDRDAIEALCRRLNTLNKCAVMKLEISPHRKRSEDSDEDEPCAISGKWTFQRDSKRWSRLEEFDVFSSKQDAAPGAPDDAHLKNAASHESMLTDLSERQEVASVRSLSSTGSLPVHAPHTGDAATPRTNSVISVCSSGNFVGNDDSFCSLPSPKELSSFSFSMKGHEKNAKSKTRSLLKRMESLKLKGSHHGKHKAPSKLGLIISGPILQEGMDEEKLKQLNCVEISALNGNHINVPAVRKRSVSNSTQTSSSSSQSETSSAVSTPSPVTRTRSLSACNKRVGMYLEGFDPFSQSTFNNVMEQNFKNRETYPEDAVFYIPEDHKPGTFPKALSNGSFSPSGKNSSVNWRTGSFHGPGHISLRRDNGSDGPKELKRRNSSSSMSSRLSIYDNVPGSILYSSSGDLADLENEDIFPELDDILYHVKGMQRIVNQWSEKFSDEGDSDSALDSVSPCPSSPKQIHLDVDNDRATPSDLDSTGNSLNEPEEPSDIPERRDSGVGASLTRSNRHRLRWHSFQSSHRPSLNSVSLQINCQSVAQMNLLQKYSLLKLTALLEKYTPSNKHGFSWAVPKFMKRIKVPDYKDRNVFGVPLTVNVQRTGQPLPQSIQQAMRYLRNHCLDQVGLFRKSGVKSRIQALRQMNESAIDCVSYEGQSAYDVADMLKQYFRDLPEPLMTNKLSETFLQIYQCVPKDQRLQAIKAAIMLLPDENREVLQTLLYFLSDVTAAVKENQMTPTNLAVCLAPSLFHLNTLKRENSSPRVMQRKQSLGKPDQKDLNENLAATQGLAHMIAECKKLFQVPEEMSRCRNSYTEQELKPLTLEALGRLRNDESADYQHFLQDCVDSLFKEVKEKFKGWVSYSTSEQAELSYKKVSEGPPLRLWRSTIEIPAMPEEILKRLLKEQHLWDVDLLDSKVIEILDSQTEIYQYVQNSMAPHPARDYVVLRTWRTNLPKGACALLLTSVDHDRAPVVGVRVNVLLSRYLIEPCGSGKSKLTYMCRADLRGHMPEWYTKSFGHLCAAEVVKIRDSFNNQNTETKDPKSR; from the exons AAATTGAAGCCAAGGAAGCTTGTGATTGGCTACGGGCAACAGGTTTCCCCCAGTATGCACAGCTTTATGAAG atCTTCTGTTCCCCATTGATATTTCCTTGGTCAAGAGAGAGCATGATTTTTTGGACAGAGATGCCATTGAGGCTTTATGCAg GCGTCTAAATACTTTAAACAAATGTGCAGTGATGAAGCTGGAAATTAGTCCTCATCGGAAGAGA AGTGAGGATTCGGACGAGGACGAGCCCTGTGCAATAAGCGGCAAATGGACTTTCCAGAGGGACAGCAAGAGGTGGTCCCGGCTCGAAGAGTTTGATGTCTTTTCTTCAAAGCAGGACGCAGCCCCCGGGGCCCCCGACGATGCCCACCTGAAGAACGCGGCGAGCCATGAAAGCATGCTGACGGACCTCAGCGAGCGCCAGGAGGTGGCCTCGGTCCGCAGCCTCAGCAGCACCGGCAGCCTCCCGGTGCACGCGCCTCACACCGGGGACGCGGCGACGCCCCGCACGAACTCCGTCATCAGCGTGTGCTCCTCCGGCAACTTCGTGGGCAATGACGACTCCTTCTGCAGCCTGCCCTCCCCCAAGGAACTGTCCAGCTTCAGCTTCAGCATGAAAGGCCACGAGAAGAACGCCAAGTCCAAGACGCGCAGCCTGCTGAAACGCATGGAGAGCCTGAAGCTCAAGGGCTCGCACCACGGCAAGCACAAGGCGCCTTCCAAGCTGGGGCTGATCATCAGCGGGCCCATCCTGCAGGAGGGGATGGACGAGGAGAAGCTGAAGCAGCTGAACTGCGTGGAGATCTCCGCGCTCAACGGCAACCACATCAACGTGCCCGCGGTTCGCAAGCGGAGCGTTTCCAACTCCAcgcagaccagcagcagcagcagccagtcGGAGACCAGCAGCGCCGTGAGCACGCCCAGCCCGGTCACCAGGACCCGGAGCCTCAGCGCCTGCAACAAGCGGGTGGGCATGTACCTGGAGGGCTTCGATCCATTCAGTCAGTCCACGTTCAACAACGTTATGGAACAGAACTTCAAGAACCGCGAGACCTATCCAGAGGACGCAGTGTTCTACATCCCGGAAGATCACAAGCCCGGCACCTTCCCCAAGGCGCTCTCCAATGGCAGTTTCTCGCCATCAGGGAAGAACAGCTCCGTCAACTGGAGGACTGGAAGCTTCCACGGCCCGGGCCACATCAGCCTGCGGAGGGACAACGGCAGCGACGGCCCCAAGGAGCTTAAGCGACGCAATTCGTCCAGCTCCATGAGCAGCCGCCTGAGTATCTATGACAACGTGCCTGGCTCCATCCTGTACTCCAGTTCGGGTGACCTGGCCGACCTGGAGAATGAGGACATCTTCCCCGAGCTGGATGACATCCTCTACCACGTGAAGGGGATGCAGAGGATAGTCAACCAGTGGTCGGAGAAGTTTTCAGACGAGGGAGACTCCGACTCAGCCCTGGACTCGGTCTCTCCGTGCCCGTCGTCTCCCAAACAGATACACCTGGATGTGGACAACGACCGAGCCACACCCAGTGACCTGGACAGTACCGGCAACTCACTGAACGAGCCGGAAGAGCCCTCCGACATCCCGGAAAGGAGGGATTCTGGGGTTGGGGCCTCTCTGACAAGGTCCAATAG GCACAGACTGCGATGGCACAGTTTCCAGAGCTCCCATCGGCCAAGCTTAAACTCTGTATCGCTGCAGATTAACTGCCAATCTGTGGCCCAGATGAACCTGCTGCAGAAGTACTCGCTCCTAAAGTTAACCGCCCTGCTAGAGAAGTACACGCCTTCGAATAAACATGGTTTTAGCTG GGCTGTGCCCAAGTTCATGAAAAGGATCAAGGTTCCCGACTATAAGGACCGGAATGTGTTCGGGGTCCCTCTGACGGTCAATGTGCAGCGCACAGGACAGCCCCTGCCCCAGAGCATTCAGCAGGCCATGCGCTACCTCCGCAACCACTGTTTGGATCAG GTTGGGCTCTTCAGAAAGTCGGGTGTCAAGTCCCGGATTCAGGCTCTGCGCCAGATGAATGAAAGTGCCATAGATTGTGTCAGCTATGAGGGACAGTCTGCTTATGATGTAGCAGACATGTTGAAGCAGTATTTTCGAGACCTTCCTGAGCCACTAATGACGAACAAACTCTCGGAAACCTTTCTACAGATCTACCAGT GTGTGCCCAAGGACCAGCGCCTCCAGGCGATCAAGGCCGCCATTATGCTCCTGCCTGATGAGAACCGGGAGGTTCTACAGACGCTTCTTTATTTCTTGAGCGATGTCACGGCCGCCGTCAAAGAAAACCAGATGACCCCCACCAACCTGGCTGTGTGCCTAGCGCCCTCCCTTTTCCACCTCAACACCctgaagagagagaattcttctCCAAG ggtgatgcaaaggaaacaaagcttGGGTAAACCAGATCAGAAGGATTTGAATGAAAACCTCGCTGCCACGCAGGGGCTGGCCCATATGATTGCCGAGTGCAAGAAGCTCTTCCAG GTTCCCGAGGAAATGAGTCGATGTCGGAATTCCTACACAGAACAGGAGCTGAAGCCCCTCACTCTAGAAGCACTGGGACGCCTGCGTAACGACGAGTCGGCTGACTACCAGCACTTCCTCCAGGACTGTGTGGATAGCCTGTTTAAAGAAGTCAAGGAGAAGTTTAAAGGCTGGGTCAGCTACTCCACATCAGAGCAGGCTGAACTGTCCTATAAGAAA GTGAGCGAAGGACCGCCTCTGAGGCTTTGGAGGTCAACCATCGAAATCCCTGCTATGCCTGAGGAGATCTTAAAGCGCCTACTTAAAGAGCAGCACCTCTGGGATGTAGACCTGTTGGATTCAAAAGTGATTGAAATCCTAGACAGCCAAACTGAAATTTACCAGTATGTCCAAAACAGTATGGCGCCCCACCCTGCCCGGGACTACGTTGTTTTGAG AACATGGAGGACTAATTTACCTAAGGGGGCATGTGCCCTTTTACTCACCTCTGTGGATCACGACCGGGCACCTGTGGTGGGGGTGAGAGTCAATGTGCTCCTGTCCAGGTATCTGATCGAACCCTGCGGGTCAGGGAAATCCAAACTCACCTACATGTGCAGAGCCGACTTAAG
- the DLC1 gene encoding rho GTPase-activating protein 7 isoform X3 gives MCREKPDIMILTRKLDLCLAVGPAAGASCGGDSPRRKCHPALSSRCLSFCAFKRLSEEARDRVAQISRSGGEIEAKEACDWLRATGFPQYAQLYEDLLFPIDISLVKREHDFLDRDAIEALCRRLNTLNKCAVMKLEISPHRKRSEDSDEDEPCAISGKWTFQRDSKRWSRLEEFDVFSSKQDAAPGAPDDAHLKNAASHESMLTDLSERQEVASVRSLSSTGSLPVHAPHTGDAATPRTNSVISVCSSGNFVGNDDSFCSLPSPKELSSFSFSMKGHEKNAKSKTRSLLKRMESLKLKGSHHGKHKAPSKLGLIISGPILQEGMDEEKLKQLNCVEISALNGNHINVPAVRKRSVSNSTQTSSSSSQSETSSAVSTPSPVTRTRSLSACNKRVGMYLEGFDPFSQSTFNNVMEQNFKNRETYPEDAVFYIPEDHKPGTFPKALSNGSFSPSGKNSSVNWRTGSFHGPGHISLRRDNGSDGPKELKRRNSSSSMSSRLSIYDNVPGSILYSSSGDLADLENEDIFPELDDILYHVKGMQRIVNQWSEKFSDEGDSDSALDSVSPCPSSPKQIHLDVDNDRATPSDLDSTGNSLNEPEEPSDIPERRDSGVGASLTRSNRHRLRWHSFQSSHRPSLNSVSLQINCQSVAQMNLLQKYSLLKLTALLEKYTPSNKHGFSWAVPKFMKRIKVPDYKDRNVFGVPLTVNVQRTGQPLPQSIQQAMRYLRNHCLDQVGLFRKSGVKSRIQALRQMNESAIDCVSYEGQSAYDVADMLKQYFRDLPEPLMTNKLSETFLQIYQCVPKDQRLQAIKAAIMLLPDENREVLQTLLYFLSDVTAAVKENQMTPTNLAVCLAPSLFHLNTLKRENSSPRVMQRKQSLGKPDQKDLNENLAATQGLAHMIAECKKLFQVPEEMSRCRNSYTEQELKPLTLEALGRLRNDESADYQHFLQDCVDSLFKEVKEKFKGWVSYSTSEQAELSYKKVSEGPPLRLWRSTIEIPAMPEEILKRLLKEQHLWDVDLLDSKVIEILDSQTEIYQYVQNSMAPHPARDYVVLRTWRTNLPKGACALLLTSVDHDRAPVVGVRVNVLLSRYLIEPCGSGKSKLTYMCRADLRGHMPEWYTKSFGHLCAAEVVKIRDSFNNQNTETKDPKSR, from the exons AAATTGAAGCCAAGGAAGCTTGTGATTGGCTACGGGCAACAGGTTTCCCCCAGTATGCACAGCTTTATGAAG atCTTCTGTTCCCCATTGATATTTCCTTGGTCAAGAGAGAGCATGATTTTTTGGACAGAGATGCCATTGAGGCTTTATGCAg GCGTCTAAATACTTTAAACAAATGTGCAGTGATGAAGCTGGAAATTAGTCCTCATCGGAAGAGA AGTGAGGATTCGGACGAGGACGAGCCCTGTGCAATAAGCGGCAAATGGACTTTCCAGAGGGACAGCAAGAGGTGGTCCCGGCTCGAAGAGTTTGATGTCTTTTCTTCAAAGCAGGACGCAGCCCCCGGGGCCCCCGACGATGCCCACCTGAAGAACGCGGCGAGCCATGAAAGCATGCTGACGGACCTCAGCGAGCGCCAGGAGGTGGCCTCGGTCCGCAGCCTCAGCAGCACCGGCAGCCTCCCGGTGCACGCGCCTCACACCGGGGACGCGGCGACGCCCCGCACGAACTCCGTCATCAGCGTGTGCTCCTCCGGCAACTTCGTGGGCAATGACGACTCCTTCTGCAGCCTGCCCTCCCCCAAGGAACTGTCCAGCTTCAGCTTCAGCATGAAAGGCCACGAGAAGAACGCCAAGTCCAAGACGCGCAGCCTGCTGAAACGCATGGAGAGCCTGAAGCTCAAGGGCTCGCACCACGGCAAGCACAAGGCGCCTTCCAAGCTGGGGCTGATCATCAGCGGGCCCATCCTGCAGGAGGGGATGGACGAGGAGAAGCTGAAGCAGCTGAACTGCGTGGAGATCTCCGCGCTCAACGGCAACCACATCAACGTGCCCGCGGTTCGCAAGCGGAGCGTTTCCAACTCCAcgcagaccagcagcagcagcagccagtcGGAGACCAGCAGCGCCGTGAGCACGCCCAGCCCGGTCACCAGGACCCGGAGCCTCAGCGCCTGCAACAAGCGGGTGGGCATGTACCTGGAGGGCTTCGATCCATTCAGTCAGTCCACGTTCAACAACGTTATGGAACAGAACTTCAAGAACCGCGAGACCTATCCAGAGGACGCAGTGTTCTACATCCCGGAAGATCACAAGCCCGGCACCTTCCCCAAGGCGCTCTCCAATGGCAGTTTCTCGCCATCAGGGAAGAACAGCTCCGTCAACTGGAGGACTGGAAGCTTCCACGGCCCGGGCCACATCAGCCTGCGGAGGGACAACGGCAGCGACGGCCCCAAGGAGCTTAAGCGACGCAATTCGTCCAGCTCCATGAGCAGCCGCCTGAGTATCTATGACAACGTGCCTGGCTCCATCCTGTACTCCAGTTCGGGTGACCTGGCCGACCTGGAGAATGAGGACATCTTCCCCGAGCTGGATGACATCCTCTACCACGTGAAGGGGATGCAGAGGATAGTCAACCAGTGGTCGGAGAAGTTTTCAGACGAGGGAGACTCCGACTCAGCCCTGGACTCGGTCTCTCCGTGCCCGTCGTCTCCCAAACAGATACACCTGGATGTGGACAACGACCGAGCCACACCCAGTGACCTGGACAGTACCGGCAACTCACTGAACGAGCCGGAAGAGCCCTCCGACATCCCGGAAAGGAGGGATTCTGGGGTTGGGGCCTCTCTGACAAGGTCCAATAG GCACAGACTGCGATGGCACAGTTTCCAGAGCTCCCATCGGCCAAGCTTAAACTCTGTATCGCTGCAGATTAACTGCCAATCTGTGGCCCAGATGAACCTGCTGCAGAAGTACTCGCTCCTAAAGTTAACCGCCCTGCTAGAGAAGTACACGCCTTCGAATAAACATGGTTTTAGCTG GGCTGTGCCCAAGTTCATGAAAAGGATCAAGGTTCCCGACTATAAGGACCGGAATGTGTTCGGGGTCCCTCTGACGGTCAATGTGCAGCGCACAGGACAGCCCCTGCCCCAGAGCATTCAGCAGGCCATGCGCTACCTCCGCAACCACTGTTTGGATCAG GTTGGGCTCTTCAGAAAGTCGGGTGTCAAGTCCCGGATTCAGGCTCTGCGCCAGATGAATGAAAGTGCCATAGATTGTGTCAGCTATGAGGGACAGTCTGCTTATGATGTAGCAGACATGTTGAAGCAGTATTTTCGAGACCTTCCTGAGCCACTAATGACGAACAAACTCTCGGAAACCTTTCTACAGATCTACCAGT GTGTGCCCAAGGACCAGCGCCTCCAGGCGATCAAGGCCGCCATTATGCTCCTGCCTGATGAGAACCGGGAGGTTCTACAGACGCTTCTTTATTTCTTGAGCGATGTCACGGCCGCCGTCAAAGAAAACCAGATGACCCCCACCAACCTGGCTGTGTGCCTAGCGCCCTCCCTTTTCCACCTCAACACCctgaagagagagaattcttctCCAAG ggtgatgcaaaggaaacaaagcttGGGTAAACCAGATCAGAAGGATTTGAATGAAAACCTCGCTGCCACGCAGGGGCTGGCCCATATGATTGCCGAGTGCAAGAAGCTCTTCCAG GTTCCCGAGGAAATGAGTCGATGTCGGAATTCCTACACAGAACAGGAGCTGAAGCCCCTCACTCTAGAAGCACTGGGACGCCTGCGTAACGACGAGTCGGCTGACTACCAGCACTTCCTCCAGGACTGTGTGGATAGCCTGTTTAAAGAAGTCAAGGAGAAGTTTAAAGGCTGGGTCAGCTACTCCACATCAGAGCAGGCTGAACTGTCCTATAAGAAA GTGAGCGAAGGACCGCCTCTGAGGCTTTGGAGGTCAACCATCGAAATCCCTGCTATGCCTGAGGAGATCTTAAAGCGCCTACTTAAAGAGCAGCACCTCTGGGATGTAGACCTGTTGGATTCAAAAGTGATTGAAATCCTAGACAGCCAAACTGAAATTTACCAGTATGTCCAAAACAGTATGGCGCCCCACCCTGCCCGGGACTACGTTGTTTTGAG AACATGGAGGACTAATTTACCTAAGGGGGCATGTGCCCTTTTACTCACCTCTGTGGATCACGACCGGGCACCTGTGGTGGGGGTGAGAGTCAATGTGCTCCTGTCCAGGTATCTGATCGAACCCTGCGGGTCAGGGAAATCCAAACTCACCTACATGTGCAGAGCCGACTTAAG
- the DLC1 gene encoding rho GTPase-activating protein 7 isoform X5: protein MCREKPDIMILTQIEAKEACDWLRATGFPQYAQLYEDLLFPIDISLVKREHDFLDRDAIEALCRRLNTLNKCAVMKLEISPHRKRSEDSDEDEPCAISGKWTFQRDSKRWSRLEEFDVFSSKQDAAPGAPDDAHLKNAASHESMLTDLSERQEVASVRSLSSTGSLPVHAPHTGDAATPRTNSVISVCSSGNFVGNDDSFCSLPSPKELSSFSFSMKGHEKNAKSKTRSLLKRMESLKLKGSHHGKHKAPSKLGLIISGPILQEGMDEEKLKQLNCVEISALNGNHINVPAVRKRSVSNSTQTSSSSSQSETSSAVSTPSPVTRTRSLSACNKRVGMYLEGFDPFSQSTFNNVMEQNFKNRETYPEDAVFYIPEDHKPGTFPKALSNGSFSPSGKNSSVNWRTGSFHGPGHISLRRDNGSDGPKELKRRNSSSSMSSRLSIYDNVPGSILYSSSGDLADLENEDIFPELDDILYHVKGMQRIVNQWSEKFSDEGDSDSALDSVSPCPSSPKQIHLDVDNDRATPSDLDSTGNSLNEPEEPSDIPERRDSGVGASLTRSNRHRLRWHSFQSSHRPSLNSVSLQINCQSVAQMNLLQKYSLLKLTALLEKYTPSNKHGFSWAVPKFMKRIKVPDYKDRNVFGVPLTVNVQRTGQPLPQSIQQAMRYLRNHCLDQVGLFRKSGVKSRIQALRQMNESAIDCVSYEGQSAYDVADMLKQYFRDLPEPLMTNKLSETFLQIYQCVPKDQRLQAIKAAIMLLPDENREVLQTLLYFLSDVTAAVKENQMTPTNLAVCLAPSLFHLNTLKRENSSPRVMQRKQSLGKPDQKDLNENLAATQGLAHMIAECKKLFQVPEEMSRCRNSYTEQELKPLTLEALGRLRNDESADYQHFLQDCVDSLFKEVKEKFKGWVSYSTSEQAELSYKKVSEGPPLRLWRSTIEIPAMPEEILKRLLKEQHLWDVDLLDSKVIEILDSQTEIYQYVQNSMAPHPARDYVVLRTWRTNLPKGACALLLTSVDHDRAPVVGVRVNVLLSRYLIEPCGSGKSKLTYMCRADLRGHMPEWYTKSFGHLCAAEVVKIRDSFNNQNTETKDPKSR from the exons AAATTGAAGCCAAGGAAGCTTGTGATTGGCTACGGGCAACAGGTTTCCCCCAGTATGCACAGCTTTATGAAG atCTTCTGTTCCCCATTGATATTTCCTTGGTCAAGAGAGAGCATGATTTTTTGGACAGAGATGCCATTGAGGCTTTATGCAg GCGTCTAAATACTTTAAACAAATGTGCAGTGATGAAGCTGGAAATTAGTCCTCATCGGAAGAGA AGTGAGGATTCGGACGAGGACGAGCCCTGTGCAATAAGCGGCAAATGGACTTTCCAGAGGGACAGCAAGAGGTGGTCCCGGCTCGAAGAGTTTGATGTCTTTTCTTCAAAGCAGGACGCAGCCCCCGGGGCCCCCGACGATGCCCACCTGAAGAACGCGGCGAGCCATGAAAGCATGCTGACGGACCTCAGCGAGCGCCAGGAGGTGGCCTCGGTCCGCAGCCTCAGCAGCACCGGCAGCCTCCCGGTGCACGCGCCTCACACCGGGGACGCGGCGACGCCCCGCACGAACTCCGTCATCAGCGTGTGCTCCTCCGGCAACTTCGTGGGCAATGACGACTCCTTCTGCAGCCTGCCCTCCCCCAAGGAACTGTCCAGCTTCAGCTTCAGCATGAAAGGCCACGAGAAGAACGCCAAGTCCAAGACGCGCAGCCTGCTGAAACGCATGGAGAGCCTGAAGCTCAAGGGCTCGCACCACGGCAAGCACAAGGCGCCTTCCAAGCTGGGGCTGATCATCAGCGGGCCCATCCTGCAGGAGGGGATGGACGAGGAGAAGCTGAAGCAGCTGAACTGCGTGGAGATCTCCGCGCTCAACGGCAACCACATCAACGTGCCCGCGGTTCGCAAGCGGAGCGTTTCCAACTCCAcgcagaccagcagcagcagcagccagtcGGAGACCAGCAGCGCCGTGAGCACGCCCAGCCCGGTCACCAGGACCCGGAGCCTCAGCGCCTGCAACAAGCGGGTGGGCATGTACCTGGAGGGCTTCGATCCATTCAGTCAGTCCACGTTCAACAACGTTATGGAACAGAACTTCAAGAACCGCGAGACCTATCCAGAGGACGCAGTGTTCTACATCCCGGAAGATCACAAGCCCGGCACCTTCCCCAAGGCGCTCTCCAATGGCAGTTTCTCGCCATCAGGGAAGAACAGCTCCGTCAACTGGAGGACTGGAAGCTTCCACGGCCCGGGCCACATCAGCCTGCGGAGGGACAACGGCAGCGACGGCCCCAAGGAGCTTAAGCGACGCAATTCGTCCAGCTCCATGAGCAGCCGCCTGAGTATCTATGACAACGTGCCTGGCTCCATCCTGTACTCCAGTTCGGGTGACCTGGCCGACCTGGAGAATGAGGACATCTTCCCCGAGCTGGATGACATCCTCTACCACGTGAAGGGGATGCAGAGGATAGTCAACCAGTGGTCGGAGAAGTTTTCAGACGAGGGAGACTCCGACTCAGCCCTGGACTCGGTCTCTCCGTGCCCGTCGTCTCCCAAACAGATACACCTGGATGTGGACAACGACCGAGCCACACCCAGTGACCTGGACAGTACCGGCAACTCACTGAACGAGCCGGAAGAGCCCTCCGACATCCCGGAAAGGAGGGATTCTGGGGTTGGGGCCTCTCTGACAAGGTCCAATAG GCACAGACTGCGATGGCACAGTTTCCAGAGCTCCCATCGGCCAAGCTTAAACTCTGTATCGCTGCAGATTAACTGCCAATCTGTGGCCCAGATGAACCTGCTGCAGAAGTACTCGCTCCTAAAGTTAACCGCCCTGCTAGAGAAGTACACGCCTTCGAATAAACATGGTTTTAGCTG GGCTGTGCCCAAGTTCATGAAAAGGATCAAGGTTCCCGACTATAAGGACCGGAATGTGTTCGGGGTCCCTCTGACGGTCAATGTGCAGCGCACAGGACAGCCCCTGCCCCAGAGCATTCAGCAGGCCATGCGCTACCTCCGCAACCACTGTTTGGATCAG GTTGGGCTCTTCAGAAAGTCGGGTGTCAAGTCCCGGATTCAGGCTCTGCGCCAGATGAATGAAAGTGCCATAGATTGTGTCAGCTATGAGGGACAGTCTGCTTATGATGTAGCAGACATGTTGAAGCAGTATTTTCGAGACCTTCCTGAGCCACTAATGACGAACAAACTCTCGGAAACCTTTCTACAGATCTACCAGT GTGTGCCCAAGGACCAGCGCCTCCAGGCGATCAAGGCCGCCATTATGCTCCTGCCTGATGAGAACCGGGAGGTTCTACAGACGCTTCTTTATTTCTTGAGCGATGTCACGGCCGCCGTCAAAGAAAACCAGATGACCCCCACCAACCTGGCTGTGTGCCTAGCGCCCTCCCTTTTCCACCTCAACACCctgaagagagagaattcttctCCAAG ggtgatgcaaaggaaacaaagcttGGGTAAACCAGATCAGAAGGATTTGAATGAAAACCTCGCTGCCACGCAGGGGCTGGCCCATATGATTGCCGAGTGCAAGAAGCTCTTCCAG GTTCCCGAGGAAATGAGTCGATGTCGGAATTCCTACACAGAACAGGAGCTGAAGCCCCTCACTCTAGAAGCACTGGGACGCCTGCGTAACGACGAGTCGGCTGACTACCAGCACTTCCTCCAGGACTGTGTGGATAGCCTGTTTAAAGAAGTCAAGGAGAAGTTTAAAGGCTGGGTCAGCTACTCCACATCAGAGCAGGCTGAACTGTCCTATAAGAAA GTGAGCGAAGGACCGCCTCTGAGGCTTTGGAGGTCAACCATCGAAATCCCTGCTATGCCTGAGGAGATCTTAAAGCGCCTACTTAAAGAGCAGCACCTCTGGGATGTAGACCTGTTGGATTCAAAAGTGATTGAAATCCTAGACAGCCAAACTGAAATTTACCAGTATGTCCAAAACAGTATGGCGCCCCACCCTGCCCGGGACTACGTTGTTTTGAG AACATGGAGGACTAATTTACCTAAGGGGGCATGTGCCCTTTTACTCACCTCTGTGGATCACGACCGGGCACCTGTGGTGGGGGTGAGAGTCAATGTGCTCCTGTCCAGGTATCTGATCGAACCCTGCGGGTCAGGGAAATCCAAACTCACCTACATGTGCAGAGCCGACTTAAG